The nucleotide sequence TTTGCACACTCACATTGCTGTGGTGGTTCAGGGGCAGCGATCCCTCCTCACTCCTAGCACCTTGCTGCAATTCCCATGGCAGGAACCTCGAAAATCTCCACGGGCTGGCAATGTGCTCTTTCCCCTGATGCACTGCCACCTGCCAGTCTCTGTTACTGTCCCATTTCAGGAGAGACCGGCACACGGGACCACTGGCAAATGAGGACCGTTAGTGGTTGGGAGAAGGTCCAGCCTTATTGTGACGtcccccaccacaccccctgCCCTAAGAATTTCCTGTTCCCGTGACATATCCCAGGATGGGAGAGCAAGGGAAACCGAAGAGAAACTGAGCAGAATGAGCTGTCTGCACACGACCCTCCCAGACCACATAGGATTCAATGGCCTTGACGCTGGGGCAGGCTTCTTGCCCCACTGGGGGCAACGCAGACCTCCCACAATTTCAGGAAAAGCTCTGGGCTGGTGGGCTAGTGCAGGTCTCAGGgcacccctccctgccttcctgtggGATAGTGGCTGCTAGACAGAGTCCCTGAAGGCGGTGTGACCACGGGCCCCCGTGTCCCCCGTGCTCACACACAGGGCCTTGCAGGGAGCAGAGCTCAGCcgctgtgtggctgtgagggagCCGCCAGCAGGGCTCTCTGGCCTCAGTCAGGAACCTTCTCGCCCATTCCAGCAAAACCAAGTGAATGCATGAGCGCACATCACGTTACTTTGGAAAATAGGCACACGGCACAGGTAAGAAGCAAAAGTGAACAaggtttattttcctatttccacCCTCCAGCACTTGCCTGCTCCACTCTTGGCCTTTCCAACAGATTCCAACGCCATTGCCCTGTGTTTTCATCCAGAACCCAAACAAGGAGAGAGGGTCTCCCAACTTGTATCCAGGGCAGACAAAACTCTTAACTCTTGAACTGGGGGGCTGTcagggtagctcagcggtttagtgccaacttcagccctggccatgatcctggagacccgggatcaagccccatgtcaggctctctgcttctccctctgcctgcttctccctctgcctgtgtctctgcctctctctctctctgcactctGTGTAttctcacaaacaaataaataaacaaataaacaaataaataaataaataaataaataaataaataaataaataataaatatttaaaaatatattgaaccGGGGAAGTACGAACGCGAAGCGGTGTGTGTCACTCACGCACTGGGCTGCGGGAACCTTCTATCCCAAGGAACAAACAGGGAGAGCTTCCTCAAAGAAACCAAGCTCTGGATGTCGGGGTCATTGTAGAGCCCAGGCCCCCAGAGAGGCTCTTGGCCCTGCTTTCCCCCAAAATGCCCTGGCCCTTAACCCCTGAGAACGCCCAGGACTTTCTCTTTACAAATCCAACGAGACAACACCGGGAGGAAGCACCCTAAGGCCTCCCTTCATGCCGGAACCACAAAAGCTTGAAAAGGGACTGGCTGCCCCTGGGGCTGTGGCCCCTTTTCCTTATCTCAGAATCTTTTCTCACAGGACCAGGGAGGACCCCAGGTTGTTGCTACCGATCTGGAGCAGAAAGTCCATGACCTGCACCTTGCTGGTTTCCTCGTAGGCCCTGGGCCCCCACAGGAACTCATTGCGGGCAGGGTCACTGCCCGCCACCTGCCGGCGCTCCAGGTAGCCTTCCTGCACCCAGACATTGGTGAGGCGATCCACGGGCTCCCCATAGATGGTGTTCTCTTGGCCATCGTACACTGCCGTGAACCCCAGAGTCTCCCACACCTCCTCCTCAAGGACACATCCATCCTGAAGTAGGATAAACCCCAGGATCAGCCCCAGGAGGCTGGTCTTGGGGATACCCCACTGATCGCTCAGCATCCcatcccaggtgaggcccaggatggGGTTGAGGACGTAGGAGTGCTCGCTGGGATCCACTTCAATCACATCTAGGCCAAAGACCAGCCTCAAGCAGATGGACGCTTGGCTCAAGATGGCGGGGAAGTCGTCCTGGTATTCTGGGGAGAAGACCTCCAGCATCTCTGCCTTGCTGATGGGCTCCTTGGTGCGATACTTGAGGAGCAGGAATACCACCAGGGCAGCCGTCTTCATGCGGAAACTGCCCTCCACCAAGAGCTCCTCATCTCCCGCCTCCCCTGGGCCGCTGGGGCCAGGAGGCTCGGGCTGGCCAAGGCCACCAGCTGCCCCACCACTGGGGGAGGGGTCGGCACTCTGAGAGCTCTGGGGAGCACTCAGGGCCCCGGCAGCAGCACACCCTTCCTCTGGGGCGCCACAGACCATGCCACAGAAGGacaaggaaggggaagaggaggaggaggaggaggagaaggaggaggaggaggaggaggaggaggaggaggacagaaagAGATGAGATAGGGGGTCCgggggagatgggggagaggggggaggtggagcctcctcctccccttcttcctcctcctcagccccagACAGCTGAGCAtccaccaggccctgggcctcctctaggtctccctgcttccaaagCTCGCTGCTATTCCTCAGGGGCATGGTGTCAGATTCGGGCTGAACCTGAAGACAGAGTTGGGAGAGCTTGTCAGAGGGCAGCCCGGCCAAGATACCCCGAGGTGCCAGGGCTGACAGGGGGCCGTGCCGGGCTCCCCTGCAGAGGGCTCCCGTGTTGGGCTGGGAGAGCCCCTGACACCAGGCTCAGAGAGAGcgtgcacctcacctggacaagtgGCTCTGGCCCGTGCCTCCTCAGCTCTGTGTCCCGAGGGACGCCCGCCTCAGACCGAGGCCTCCGCTGCCAGTTCTTGAAGTccctgcaggagggaaggaggagggtccTCAGGATGCAGactgccagcccagccctggggcccagtGTGGACAGGAGGGTTGGCTTACAGTCTGGGAGGTccccggcagcccaggtgggACGTTCCCCCCCAGGCCTCTCAAGGGTCTGCCCCGGCCCTGTCCTTCTCAGGCCAAACATCCCTGCAAGAAAACAGGGCCTCGACACTCCACAGGAGGAAGCCAGGGCCCAAGCCCAGGCCACACTTGccaaagtccagggccagctCTGGCTTCCATCTGGGCTGGGATGGGGTGCCTCTGTGTCTTCACCTGGACCCCACACAAGGCCTGGGAAGACCCTCCGGCTAGCCCTGAGGCCACCCTCTTTGCACCTTCCTTGCAAGGGCCCCTGCCACGACTCCCCACCAGCTAAAGTCCAGAGAAATCAGTTGGGCCACCGGTCCCGCCTCTCCCCATGGCCCACACATGGTCCCTAGGGATCCTGCTGTGGGAGGCATCCCCTCATTTCTCACCTCGATCCCCGCCAGGTCCTGGACCAGGGCCATGGCAGGGCACCCGCCTCCTCTGCTGACCTGAATCCAGTCCCTCAGGCCCAGGCccgcccctccctgagcccagggatctggagaggaggaggggctccGTGGGACAGGCTGCACCACGGGTTCCCTTCCTAGGGCTGCCAGGGAAGGGCACCCATATTTGGGGCCATCACCTCCTGGGCCTGATGGCTGTCTTTGGGGCCATACACCCCTTCAATGTGGGGTGGGCGGGGTTCCTCAGAAGACTCTTGGCAGGCCCTGGGACTCCTAGGCATCTATCACCCAGGTGGGCCTCCTCCCACACTCTGACTGGGACCTCTCCCAGCGGGGTCCTCAACACCCTGAGAACTaggagaggagcagggagaggtaCCCTGTTATGTCCTATGTCCCCATCCTGTCCTGTGTCCTCTGCCAGGCAGGTCACAGCCGcaaagcccccccgcccccaatcccTCAGCAATATCAGGAAGGGCTGGCCTGGAGACTGGCCCCTCTGTCCTGGGGCGCAGATGCCTTCAGGCTCCCGGGAGGGTCCTCAGCATTATCCTGCCAGGACCTGCTCTTCCTCCGGTCCCCCATCCTCCCATAGAGGACACGTGACCCTCACACCAAGACCATACCAACCCCAGGTGAGGCCACCTTCCTGCCGCCCACCCGCCCCAGGGACAAGTGAGCATGCCACTGAGGGCCAGCGCTCTCCCATCCTCGGTGGGCTGCCCACAGGGCAGGGCCTCCCTCCACTGCACTGGCTTCTTTGGTCacgggccaggtggggccagccaggcgtccccaggGTCCTCACCCTGACTCCTCACAGGCCGAGTGCCCTCCAAACACACCCTCACCCCAACCACCCCCCGAGGCCCTGCTCCACTGAAGCACAAGCCCTCAGGCTCTAACACCCAGACGTGGACATCAGGATGGAAGCATGGGCTCATCTTGCATGggggcctccttcctccctggactGCATGTGCTGGGGCCCAGGGTCCCTCCCTGGACTGCATGTGCTGGGACCCAGGGTCCGTCACTCCTCCCTGTGGTCCTTACCTTCAATCCCTTTAGGCCCCAGGTTGGCTGTGGGCGGGCTCCTACCCAGCTCCTTCCGAGAGACTTGGCTGGCAAGCCAGGACAGCCCAAGGTGGTCATCGGGCCCGGGGGCTCCCAGGACCCAGTCTAGTCTGTGTCCCTAGGGCTTCAGTGCCCCTGTGGTACTGGCTTTGGCCGCCAGCCACACGTGGGCCattgcccctcaccccacccgaCTCCACCGCCGCCCACACCCTGGAGGTAGTGCTCCAGCCCAATGGCCACAGTGTGGGAGGCCCCATCGCACCAACGGCCATGAAGTTCAGGACTTGTCCACCCCCTGCAGCCTCCCGAGGCTGAAGCAGGGGCAGGGCGGTGGTGCTCGGGGCTCCCTGGGGACCGACTCCCTCGGGGTCTCAGTCCCTCGGGGGTCCTTCCTCCAGCCCTAGGAGACCTCGGGCCCCTCGCGCAGCCGTCCGGAGGCTGGGCCGCTCACACCCAGGCCCTCCCCTCTGCCCGGACCCCAACGGAGACAGGTAGTGACCGTCTTAACATCAAGACCGCAACCCAGCCCGGGGGTTTCCCAGGGCTCACAGAGGGGGCTGAGCTCGGGGGCGGGAGACAGGCTCCCTGGGCCCTTCTTCCCCCCCTGCTGGCGGGGCTCCCTGggtgcctgggcctctgcctggctCCACTCGGCCTGCCTCCCAGGACTGACTGTGGACTGGGGTGCAGGGTCCCTCGTCCTCCATGGACATCCTCGCCAGGAACCCAGCAGGACCTGggcccaccctctgccccctcagGGAGGCCCTGCTCTGAACACCAGCCCCCTGGTCTCTGAGAGCCCGGATGCGGAGGGGGGCCTCACCACGTGTTCCCAACCGCACCCACGACCTTCCCGGGACCGACtctgggctggggtgcagggTCCCCTGGGCatcttccacatcctcaccggGATTCCCAGCAGCACCCggggccctcccctctgcccacatATCCTAGGCCCTGCTCCTGACGCCAGGGGCCCCCAGTGTCTCGGGAGACCCAGATATGGAAGTCTGAGCACCCATACTCCCACGTGAGGGCAAGTCCCTATCCCCCGGGGGGGCTTCACAGCCCTTGTGACCCTCCGACGGGTCCCGTCTGTTTCCCTCAGGGTCCATCACTCAGTCCCCATAGACCCTGgaccctccctccgccccccctcagcgtctgctcccaccacaccaggccccaggctctcGGGTACCCGGATGTCCCAGGCCTGCCTCACCCGCCGCCACCATCCGGCCCCGTCCCGCTCCTCCGCGGCCTTCCCGGGCTCACCGTGGGCCCTGACCTccgccgggtcccctctgtccccctcagggtccatccctcGCCTCCCCTTAGCCCCGGGACCCTCCCTCCAGCACCCTCAGCGTCTGCTCCCACCACACCAGGCCTCAGGCTCTCGGGTACCCGGATGTGCCAGGCCTGCCGCACCCGCCGCCACCATCCAGCCCCATCCCGCTCCTCCGCGGCCTTCCCGGGCTCACCGTGGGCCCTGACCTccgccgggtcccctctgtccctctcagggtccatccctcgcctccccttagcccctggaccctccccccccctcagtgtctgctcccgccacaccaggccccaggctctcGGGTACCCGGATGTCCCAGGCCTGCCTCACCTGCCGCCACCATCCGGCCCCGTCCCGCTCCTCCGCGGCCTTCCCGGGCTCACCGTGGGCCCTGACCTccgccgggtcccctctgtccccctcagggtccatccctcGCCTCCCCTTAGCCCCGGGACCCTCCCTCCAGCACCCTCAGCGTCTGCTCCCACCACACCAGGCCTCAGGCTTTCGGGTACCCGGATGTGCCAGGCCTGCCGCACCCGCCGCCACCATCCGGCCCCATCCCGCTCCTCCGCGGCCTTCCCGGGCTCACCGTGGGCCCTGACCTccgccgggtcccctctgtccctctcagggtccatccctcgcctccccttagcccctggaccctccccccccctcagtgtctgctcccgccacaccaggccccaggctctcAGGTACCCGGATGTCCCAGGCCTGCCTCACCCGCCGCCACCATCCGGCCCCGTCCCGCTCCTCCGCGGCCTTCCCGGGCTCACCGTGGGCCCTGACCTccgccgggtcccctctgtccccctcagggtccatccctcGCCTCCCCTTAGCCCCGGGACCCTCCCTCCAGCACCCTCAGCGTCTGCTCCCGCCACACCAGGCCTCAGGCTCTCGGGTACCCGGATGTCCCAGGCCTTCCGCACCCGCCGCCACCATCCGGCCCCATTCGGCTCCTCCGCGGCCTTCCCGGCTCACCATGGGCCCTGACCTccgccgggtcccctctgtcctgGGCTCCTTGGTCCCTCCCCCCCTCAGGCCCTGGCAAACTTCCCTTAGGATTGGGCTCCTGAGCTCCCTGGGCTCGggtccccaaccccccccccagcccATTTCCCGGGTGGCCGTGTGTGTCCGGCCTCCCCAGggccgcccccagccccgaggtGGGGGCCCAGTGACTCTCTCTCGCAGGGAGGAGTGGAGGCatgaaggtggggtgggggaccccCGCagttctccctcagctcctcaccCCACTCCGGGGAGGGCCCGGGCCCGTCCTGCCTCCGGGGATCCGAggcctctgccccaggccccggcATCCAGGCCTCAGCTCGACGCCGCGGCCCCACCTTCCCCCGTGTGGTCTCTCAGGGTTCAGaaagagcccccccaccccccgccgccctccggggcccctcccccgccctcggAGCCCCCTC is from Canis lupus baileyi chromosome X unlocalized genomic scaffold, mCanLup2.hap1 SUPER_X_unloc_2, whole genome shotgun sequence and encodes:
- the LOC140629679 gene encoding melanoma-associated antigen 1-like — protein: MPLRNSSELWKQGDLEEAQGLVDAQLSGAEEEEEGEEEAPPPPSPPSPPDPLSHLFLSSSSSSSSSSSFSSSSSSSSPSLSFCGMVCGAPEEGCAAAGALSAPQSSQSADPSPSGGAAGGLGQPEPPGPSGPGEAGDEELLVEGSFRMKTAALVVFLLLKYRTKEPISKAEMLEVFSPEYQDDFPAILSQASICLRLVFGLDVIEVDPSEHSYVLNPILGLTWDGMLSDQWGIPKTSLLGLILGFILLQDGCVLEEEVWETLGFTAVYDGQENTIYGEPVDRLTNVWVQEGYLERRQVAGSDPARNEFLWGPRAYEETSKVQVMDFLLQIGSNNLGSSLVL